From one Sphingobacteriales bacterium genomic stretch:
- a CDS encoding WG repeat-containing protein, translated as MRKLLTILLCSTGLFLSAQNDALFFYMNAGKFGFVDPAGKPVIPPTYCYAGNFSEGMAVAAKGDNALSAPKGYINTKGVFVITPTYSAAGDFSEGLARVQVNGKWGYIDKKGNMVIQPQFQLCYEFKNGYAQAQQKNLWGLIDKTGKFVIKPTYYSLTDYTGKVLGAQKTVFSEWNLMDIHESAISLKGFSKIGNFGNGLAPARNVEDKWGYINEKGDWIIQPQYSNAHTFNEYSAAVEVDFSKWGFINPKGEFVIEPQYDRHAVFKNGIAIVEKGEDIRLINPKGVTVYQYKK; from the coding sequence ATGAGAAAACTGCTTACAATTCTTTTATGCTCGACAGGGCTTTTCCTCTCCGCTCAAAATGACGCCTTGTTTTTCTATATGAATGCCGGAAAATTCGGTTTTGTGGATCCCGCTGGAAAACCGGTCATCCCACCGACATATTGTTATGCCGGTAACTTTTCGGAAGGAATGGCGGTGGCTGCAAAGGGAGATAATGCCCTATCAGCTCCTAAAGGATATATCAACACAAAAGGTGTTTTTGTTATTACACCTACTTATTCCGCAGCAGGAGATTTCAGTGAAGGGCTTGCAAGGGTACAGGTGAATGGCAAATGGGGTTATATAGACAAAAAAGGCAATATGGTTATCCAGCCGCAATTCCAGCTTTGTTATGAATTTAAAAACGGCTATGCGCAGGCACAACAGAAAAACCTTTGGGGCTTGATAGATAAAACGGGCAAATTTGTTATCAAACCTACCTATTACAGCCTGACGGATTATACCGGTAAAGTATTGGGAGCCCAGAAAACCGTATTTAGTGAATGGAATTTAATGGATATACATGAATCCGCCATTTCTCTTAAAGGCTTCAGTAAAATAGGAAATTTTGGAAACGGACTGGCGCCGGCACGGAATGTGGAGGATAAATGGGGATATATCAATGAAAAAGGTGATTGGATCATACAGCCGCAATACAGCAATGCTCATACCTTCAATGAATATTCAGCTGCGGTGGAAGTGGATTTTTCAAAATGGGGATTCATCAATCCCAAAGGCGAATTTGTAATCGAACCGCAATATGACCGACATGCTGTCTTTAAGAATGGAATCGCGATTGTTGAAAAGGGAGAAGATATCCGGCTGATCAACCCAAAAGGAGTTACCGTCTACCAATACAAGAAATAA
- a CDS encoding SRPBCC domain-containing protein produces the protein MKDYKRYYILPEPPEMVYLALTNPAIIRLWTGDEVEMKAEPDTEFSLWDGSITGMNLEFEQDKKIVQEWYFGEQAEPSIVTVLLHEHKQGTSVELRHTNIPDEDYDAIVAGWNDQYFGALTDFYEQG, from the coding sequence ATGAAAGATTATAAAAGATACTACATCCTGCCCGAACCGCCTGAAATGGTATACCTGGCATTGACAAATCCTGCTATTATCCGTCTTTGGACTGGTGATGAGGTGGAGATGAAAGCGGAACCTGATACAGAGTTTTCATTATGGGATGGCAGTATTACCGGAATGAACCTGGAGTTTGAGCAAGATAAGAAAATTGTGCAGGAATGGTATTTTGGCGAACAGGCTGAGCCGTCTATTGTTACTGTTTTACTGCATGAACACAAGCAGGGAACTTCCGTAGAACTGCGCCACACCAATATCCCGGATGAAGATTACGATGCTATTGTAGCAGGCTGGAATGACCAGTATTTTGGTGCGTTGACTGATTTTTATGAACAGGGGTAA
- the yajC gene encoding preprotein translocase subunit YajC, whose protein sequence is MNLLFLLEAGGSSGTGLPTLIMMALMFVVFYFFLIRPQSKKAKEAQNFIDTLKAGDKVITVAGIHGKIVSVNEEDKTFLIQVDGPTRLKIEKSAINSELSKPLNAVAQPA, encoded by the coding sequence ATGAACTTATTATTCTTATTAGAAGCCGGAGGTTCATCCGGAACAGGTTTGCCAACCCTGATTATGATGGCGTTGATGTTTGTGGTATTTTATTTTTTCCTTATACGTCCGCAATCCAAAAAAGCAAAAGAGGCGCAAAATTTCATTGACACGCTAAAGGCCGGTGATAAAGTCATCACCGTAGCCGGTATTCACGGAAAAATAGTTTCAGTAAACGAGGAGGATAAAACGTTTTTAATCCAGGTGGATGGCCCGACCCGATTGAAAATAGAGAAATCTGCCATCAACTCTGAATTGTCTAAACCGTTGAACGCGGTTGCTCAGCCTGCATAA
- a CDS encoding T9SS type A sorting domain-containing protein: MEFSIFPNPSNNNITVKATSDKKNSAIVDIIDVNGRNCYHFEDQNANKNEFQYDINLSSFARGTYFLRLQIGDVSDTRTFIKH, translated from the coding sequence ATGGAATTCTCAATTTTTCCAAATCCGAGCAATAATAATATTACAGTTAAGGCAACTTCTGATAAAAAGAATAGCGCTATAGTTGATATTATAGATGTTAATGGCAGAAATTGCTACCATTTTGAAGATCAAAATGCCAATAAAAATGAATTTCAGTATGATATAAATCTTTCTTCTTTTGCAAGGGGCACTTATTTTTTAAGGTTGCAAATTGGTGATGTATCAGATACCAGAACATTCATAAAGCACTAA
- a CDS encoding T9SS type A sorting domain-containing protein yields MKRILLVIGIVFFLVNNSCAQKYYQIRWQNKPRNFYVYLPRNFSPSENLPVVINMHGFLTTAQFQMDYSQFNKTADSVRCIAIYPEGVDLRWNSGTFFFISSDVDDIGFLGDLMDRAAVLYNANLQKVYSMGYSAGGFMSYKLACDATNRVAAIAPDVASMVFDNLNSCVPSRPIHMAAFNGTADPVTPYYGIPSNFPGIDSVRHFWQLKNNCNAEPVIDTLPDLRNDGTRVVTYTYQNCAQDAQQVFYKIINGGHVWPGANDIFAGILGKTTQDIAMNTTAWDFFKNKEIPQSVICDAPGNLLATAVSSDSFVLSWNSVAGVTRYKIGLTDDSDKVVFYETTFNTLGVKIDPTRHIRWNVASLCNSGYHNWNGTIPLNFSITGISTKDSDKFTVYPNPVTDELFINISKAISDKATISIYNCILHEILTIKSLSGYNKINVSNLTNGWYQLVITEDDKIFMASFVKK; encoded by the coding sequence ATGAAACGAATCTTACTTGTTATAGGAATAGTTTTTTTTCTGGTGAATAACAGTTGCGCGCAGAAATACTACCAGATCAGATGGCAAAACAAGCCCAGAAATTTTTATGTATACCTGCCCAGAAATTTCAGCCCATCTGAAAATTTACCGGTCGTCATCAATATGCACGGTTTCCTGACAACGGCTCAATTTCAGATGGATTATTCACAATTCAACAAGACTGCTGATTCCGTCAGGTGTATCGCCATTTATCCGGAAGGAGTGGACTTACGCTGGAATTCTGGTACATTTTTCTTTATTTCATCAGATGTGGACGATATCGGATTCTTAGGTGATTTGATGGACAGGGCGGCTGTCTTGTACAATGCCAACCTGCAAAAGGTATATTCCATGGGTTACTCTGCAGGCGGATTTATGAGCTATAAACTGGCCTGTGATGCGACGAACAGGGTGGCAGCCATTGCGCCCGATGTGGCGAGTATGGTTTTTGATAATCTGAATAGCTGTGTTCCGTCAAGGCCCATTCATATGGCAGCCTTCAACGGAACGGCGGATCCGGTGACACCCTATTATGGTATTCCTTCTAATTTTCCGGGTATAGACTCTGTCAGGCATTTTTGGCAATTAAAAAATAACTGTAATGCGGAACCTGTAATCGATACTTTACCTGATTTAAGAAACGATGGTACGCGCGTAGTTACGTACACTTATCAAAACTGTGCGCAGGATGCTCAACAAGTCTTTTATAAGATCATCAATGGCGGGCATGTATGGCCGGGAGCAAACGACATCTTTGCCGGTATTTTAGGTAAGACAACACAGGATATAGCTATGAACACCACCGCCTGGGATTTCTTCAAAAATAAAGAGATACCGCAATCGGTCATTTGTGATGCACCCGGAAACTTGTTGGCAACAGCTGTTTCGTCCGACTCGTTTGTGCTTAGCTGGAACAGTGTAGCAGGTGTAACCCGCTACAAAATTGGATTGACGGATGACAGTGATAAAGTGGTATTTTACGAAACGACCTTCAATACATTGGGCGTGAAAATTGACCCGACAAGACATATCCGCTGGAATGTGGCTTCTTTGTGTAACAGCGGTTATCATAATTGGAATGGAACGATTCCTTTAAATTTCTCCATAACAGGAATCAGTACTAAAGATTCTGATAAATTTACCGTTTATCCCAATCCGGTTACAGATGAATTATTTATAAATATTTCAAAGGCTATTTCGGATAAGGCTACTATTTCGATTTATAATTGTATATTACATGAAATACTTACTATTAAATCATTATCGGGTTATAATAAAATAAATGTAAGTAATTTAACAAATGGATGGTATCAGTTAGTAATTACAGAGGATGATAAAATTTTCATGGCATCATTTGTAAAAAAATAA
- a CDS encoding aldehyde dehydrogenase family protein, with product MQFLKNLTIQDINSGTSTGTQWIETAVLLDSFSPVDGQKIASVQLTGKDAYEDVIQRAQEAFIVWRMVPAPKRGEIIRQMGDEFRRHKDDLGRLVSWEMGKSLQEGLGEVQEIIDICDFAVGLSRQLYGLSMHSERPHHRMYEQWHPLGIVGIITAFNFPAAVWGWNAILAWVCGDVCIWKPSEKTPLTAVACQRIAEKVIKANNLPEGLSCLITGDRQVGEWMAGDERIPLISATGSTRMGKEVGKMVAARLGRSLLELGGNNAIILTPDADLKLAVAGAVFGATGTTGQRCTTTRRLIVHQSIYEHFKEQLINAYSQLKVGNPLEEGIHVGPLIDTHAVSNYLKAIDACKEQGGRFIVEGEVLTIKNYESNCYVRPCIAEVDTQLPIVQTETFAPILYLLKYDKLEQAIALQNAVPQGLSSAIMTQNMREMELFLSAAGSDCGIANVNAGTSGAEIGGAFGGEKETGGGRESGSDAWKAYMRRQTSSVNYGSDLPLAQGIKFDLK from the coding sequence ATGCAATTCCTGAAAAATTTAACCATTCAAGATATCAATTCAGGCACCTCTACCGGAACACAATGGATAGAAACGGCTGTTTTACTCGACTCTTTCTCTCCTGTTGATGGTCAAAAGATTGCCTCTGTGCAACTCACCGGCAAAGACGCTTATGAAGATGTTATCCAAAGGGCACAGGAGGCTTTTATAGTTTGGCGAATGGTGCCGGCACCCAAAAGAGGCGAAATCATCCGACAGATGGGCGACGAATTCAGAAGGCATAAGGATGATTTAGGCAGATTGGTTTCCTGGGAAATGGGCAAAAGCCTGCAGGAAGGTTTAGGGGAAGTTCAGGAAATTATAGATATCTGCGACTTTGCCGTCGGACTTTCCCGCCAGCTATACGGATTGAGCATGCACTCCGAACGCCCACATCACCGGATGTATGAACAATGGCACCCATTGGGAATTGTGGGCATTATCACAGCTTTTAATTTCCCGGCAGCCGTTTGGGGCTGGAATGCGATACTCGCCTGGGTATGCGGTGATGTATGTATATGGAAACCCTCTGAAAAAACGCCTCTGACGGCTGTCGCCTGCCAGAGAATAGCAGAAAAGGTTATAAAAGCCAACAATCTGCCGGAAGGTTTATCCTGCCTGATAACAGGCGACCGGCAGGTAGGTGAATGGATGGCAGGTGATGAGCGCATTCCGCTTATCTCCGCAACCGGATCTACGAGAATGGGTAAAGAGGTAGGAAAAATGGTGGCTGCCCGTTTAGGCAGGAGTTTACTGGAACTGGGTGGCAATAACGCCATCATCCTTACACCGGATGCAGACCTGAAACTGGCAGTTGCCGGTGCCGTATTTGGTGCCACCGGCACCACAGGGCAACGTTGTACCACTACAAGAAGGTTAATAGTACATCAGTCTATCTATGAGCATTTTAAGGAACAATTAATTAATGCCTATAGCCAGCTGAAAGTGGGAAATCCATTAGAAGAGGGTATCCATGTCGGACCATTAATTGATACTCATGCAGTCAGCAACTATCTGAAGGCAATAGACGCCTGTAAAGAACAAGGCGGCAGATTTATAGTGGAAGGTGAGGTTTTAACTATAAAAAACTATGAATCGAATTGTTATGTAAGACCGTGCATAGCGGAAGTCGATACCCAGTTGCCAATTGTACAGACGGAAACCTTCGCCCCTATTTTATACCTGTTAAAATACGACAAATTAGAACAAGCCATTGCATTGCAAAATGCAGTTCCTCAGGGATTATCATCCGCAATAATGACTCAAAATATGCGGGAAATGGAATTATTCCTGTCTGCAGCAGGGTCAGATTGCGGTATAGCAAATGTGAATGCAGGTACCTCAGGTGCAGAAATCGGCGGGGCTTTTGGAGGTGAAAAGGAAACAGGTGGCGGCAGGGAGTCCGGTTCGGATGCATGGAAAGCGTATATGCGCCGACAAACCAGTTCTGTCAACTATGGAAGCGACCTGCCATTGGCGCAGGGGATAAAATTTGACCTAAAATAA
- a CDS encoding GMC family oxidoreductase produces the protein MATHTLDYDYVIIGSGFGGSVSALRMSEKGYKVLVIEKGKWFNKPEDFPETNWNLRKWMWMPKLGMQGLFKLTFYRHVAILSGVAVGGGSVVYANTLPVPKSEFYNSGHWNGLENWEETLKPFYATAKKMLGAEKHPYMSRSDKAMLQLAKDMGDEKAFDKTDVAVYFGKVGVTVPDPYFEGKGPDRTGCNLCGGCMLGCRFNAKNTLDKNYLHLAQQSGAEIIAEKEVYDVSPLSEDGSAGYEIKYKDSLSWFPKKGSVKAKGVIFAGGVLGTMDLMLKLKEGSLPKLSEKLGTGIRTNSESLIGVTTYDKDVSFSEGIAIGSIVNIDEHRHIEPVKYSEGAGFWRIFMAPMVQGKNIFIRFFNMLKDFFMHPLDNLKVFFVDDWSKKTQILLYMESIDSTLSLKRTKTGFMKTNLDTGPAPTAFNPKAQELAHKIEKIVNGKAMVMSTETLLGIPTTAHILGGACMGKDASNGVIDKNNHVFNYKNMMVCDGSMMSANPGVNPSLSITAISERAMSLIPMKNDNPEFA, from the coding sequence ATGGCTACACACACTTTAGACTACGATTATGTAATCATAGGAAGCGGCTTCGGCGGCTCCGTTTCCGCCCTTCGAATGTCAGAAAAAGGATATAAGGTTTTGGTGATTGAAAAGGGAAAATGGTTCAATAAACCCGAAGACTTTCCGGAAACCAACTGGAACCTGCGCAAATGGATGTGGATGCCAAAGCTGGGTATGCAGGGCTTGTTTAAACTGACCTTCTACCGACATGTAGCCATCCTAAGTGGAGTAGCGGTAGGCGGCGGTTCCGTAGTGTATGCTAATACATTGCCTGTACCCAAATCGGAATTTTACAACAGCGGGCACTGGAACGGGCTGGAGAACTGGGAAGAAACCTTAAAACCTTTTTATGCGACCGCAAAAAAAATGCTGGGTGCAGAAAAACATCCGTATATGAGCCGCAGTGACAAAGCCATGCTGCAATTGGCAAAAGATATGGGGGATGAGAAAGCCTTTGACAAAACAGATGTAGCCGTCTATTTCGGTAAGGTCGGTGTAACTGTTCCCGATCCGTATTTTGAAGGCAAAGGTCCTGACCGAACCGGTTGCAACTTATGTGGCGGTTGTATGCTGGGTTGCCGCTTCAATGCTAAAAACACATTGGATAAAAACTACCTGCACCTTGCACAACAGTCAGGCGCAGAAATCATAGCCGAAAAAGAAGTGTATGATGTCTCTCCTTTGAGTGAAGACGGCAGTGCAGGTTATGAAATCAAATACAAGGATTCCTTGTCCTGGTTTCCGAAAAAAGGCAGCGTGAAAGCCAAAGGTGTCATATTTGCCGGTGGTGTGTTGGGTACGATGGATTTAATGCTGAAGCTGAAAGAAGGTTCGTTACCGAAATTATCGGAAAAACTGGGTACCGGCATCCGCACCAATTCGGAGAGCCTGATAGGTGTTACAACTTACGATAAAGACGTTTCATTCTCAGAAGGCATTGCAATTGGGTCTATCGTCAATATTGATGAACACAGACATATTGAACCGGTTAAGTATTCGGAAGGAGCTGGGTTCTGGCGGATCTTCATGGCACCGATGGTACAGGGGAAAAATATTTTCATTCGCTTCTTCAATATGCTGAAAGACTTTTTTATGCATCCGCTGGATAACCTTAAGGTGTTCTTTGTGGATGACTGGAGTAAGAAAACCCAGATCCTGTTGTATATGGAAAGTATCGATTCTACTTTAAGCCTGAAAAGAACCAAAACAGGTTTTATGAAAACAAATCTGGATACCGGCCCGGCACCAACTGCTTTCAATCCAAAAGCACAGGAACTTGCGCATAAGATTGAAAAGATTGTGAACGGCAAAGCGATGGTGATGAGTACAGAAACTTTATTGGGTATTCCCACGACTGCTCATATATTGGGCGGAGCCTGTATGGGTAAAGACGCTTCCAACGGTGTGATTGACAAAAATAATCATGTCTTCAACTATAAAAATATGATGGTCTGCGACGGCAGTATGATGTCTGCCAATCCCGGAGTAAATCCGAGTTTGAGCATTACTGCTATATCTGAACGGGCCATGAGTCTGATACCAATGAAAAATGATAATCCGGAGTTTGCATGA
- a CDS encoding septal ring lytic transglycosylase RlpA family protein: MKKIVISLLIVIPFCIANAQVEFGTASYYGVNFHGKPTASGEIYSQNKLTAAHKSLPLGTILKVTNAQNNKSVYVKVNDRGPFIKGRIVDVSTKAAELLGFRNKGTAYVKLEVVEPGSISTDLLESTADIAQQNGIQEYDSSSNNNVSVLKQEDTSASASKTATAPATTSYQANNKGKNPPLKSTDLIEDNAITNRSPYFVITNIDKTKTGFFGLQLGVFSDMNAVLALIEELEAKYKQTMAVQQVKLQDKTVYKLLVGKFQNRAYADALKSTLSDRFKDAFVVKYE; encoded by the coding sequence ATGAAAAAGATAGTTATTTCTTTGCTTATTGTTATTCCTTTCTGTATTGCAAACGCGCAGGTTGAGTTTGGAACAGCGTCCTATTACGGAGTTAATTTCCATGGAAAACCAACCGCCAGCGGTGAAATCTATTCTCAAAATAAACTGACTGCTGCACACAAGTCCTTACCATTGGGTACCATTCTTAAAGTCACGAATGCACAAAACAATAAATCCGTTTATGTAAAAGTGAATGACAGAGGCCCATTTATAAAGGGGCGAATCGTGGATGTGTCCACTAAAGCGGCCGAACTGCTGGGGTTCAGAAATAAAGGAACGGCATATGTGAAGCTCGAAGTGGTGGAGCCAGGTTCCATTTCAACCGATTTGCTCGAGAGCACCGCCGATATTGCACAACAAAACGGTATTCAGGAATACGATAGTAGTTCAAATAACAATGTAAGCGTTCTTAAGCAAGAGGATACATCAGCATCCGCCTCTAAAACGGCTACTGCGCCTGCAACTACATCCTACCAGGCCAATAACAAGGGTAAAAATCCTCCGTTAAAGTCAACAGATTTAATTGAAGACAATGCCATTACGAACCGTTCCCCATATTTCGTAATTACAAACATAGACAAAACCAAAACAGGTTTTTTCGGCCTGCAGTTAGGCGTTTTTTCAGACATGAATGCCGTATTGGCGTTGATAGAAGAACTGGAAGCGAAGTATAAACAGACGATGGCGGTTCAACAGGTAAAACTACAGGACAAGACGGTCTATAAATTACTGGTCGGAAAATTTCAGAACAGAGCTTATGCAGATGCATTGAAATCAACCTTATCCGATAGATTCAAAGATGCATTTGTAGTGAAATATGAGTAA
- a CDS encoding dienelactone hydrolase family protein: MVQTHSITTSKTARVFTHGVLSPKTRLIWIVAHGYGFLAEYFIKKFEELNPDEHYVVVPEALNRFYLKDMTGRVGASWMTTEDRENEISDYILYLDNVYQTLISQTDAKIVALGFSQGASTIARWAVNTSNRLNRIVFWGGSIPNDCFNQIEKLNSFSPYLLVGDADEFISKERLEEVMKTFINTGLTFSHIFYKGGHAILTEPLMQLSAALTEP, translated from the coding sequence ATGGTACAAACACATTCAATCACCACCTCTAAAACTGCCCGTGTTTTTACACACGGTGTTTTATCGCCTAAGACTAGATTAATCTGGATTGTGGCACACGGGTATGGATTCTTAGCGGAATATTTTATCAAAAAATTTGAAGAACTGAATCCGGATGAACATTACGTGGTTGTTCCGGAGGCGCTAAACCGGTTTTATTTGAAAGATATGACCGGCCGGGTTGGGGCATCCTGGATGACAACGGAAGACCGGGAAAATGAAATATCAGATTACATTTTATACCTGGATAACGTTTACCAAACATTAATTTCACAAACAGACGCTAAAATCGTTGCTTTAGGCTTCTCTCAGGGTGCATCTACCATTGCCAGATGGGCGGTTAACACCTCTAATAGGTTGAACCGTATAGTTTTTTGGGGAGGAAGTATACCAAACGACTGTTTTAATCAAATCGAAAAGCTGAATTCATTCTCTCCTTATTTATTGGTAGGCGACGCAGATGAGTTTATTTCAAAGGAGCGGCTGGAAGAGGTAATGAAAACATTTATTAACACTGGGTTAACATTTTCACATATATTTTACAAGGGAGGACACGCAATTTTAACCGAACCTTTAATGCAACTCTCTGCTGCCTTAACAGAGCCGTAA
- a CDS encoding enoyl-CoA hydratase/isomerase family protein gives MEYKDIIIENNGQITTIVLNRPKTLNALTPNLIRELKNALQEIAVDTNCKVLIVKGAGRAFSAGVDLKAMNESLIDGQFTADQIIKDGNEIACLLRNMPQPAIAQVHGHCYTGATELMLFFDLIVAAEDAKIGDTHAKWGIMPTWGMTQRLPRLVGVIKAKELSFSCKPITGKEAERIGLVNRAVASEELENAVLVLAGDILQNSAQTIAAMKKLYNDGMDTTLAEGLQIESNFKTEITDRTEFLRGFEKNK, from the coding sequence ATGGAATATAAGGATATTATCATTGAGAATAATGGACAGATAACTACGATTGTTCTAAATCGCCCTAAGACCTTGAATGCGCTGACTCCAAATCTCATCCGGGAGTTGAAAAATGCCTTGCAGGAAATTGCCGTCGATACGAATTGCAAAGTGTTAATAGTAAAAGGAGCAGGCAGGGCTTTTTCAGCAGGGGTGGATTTAAAGGCTATGAATGAAAGCCTTATTGACGGGCAGTTTACAGCAGACCAGATTATTAAAGACGGTAATGAGATTGCATGTCTGCTTCGTAATATGCCGCAACCGGCCATTGCTCAGGTGCACGGACATTGTTATACCGGCGCAACCGAACTGATGTTGTTCTTTGATTTGATTGTTGCTGCAGAAGATGCCAAAATAGGAGACACACACGCCAAATGGGGTATTATGCCCACCTGGGGTATGACACAGCGGTTACCCAGATTGGTGGGTGTGATAAAAGCGAAAGAGTTGTCCTTTTCCTGCAAACCCATCACCGGAAAAGAAGCTGAGAGAATCGGGTTGGTAAACAGGGCTGTAGCATCGGAAGAACTGGAGAATGCAGTGCTGGTATTGGCCGGTGACATCCTGCAAAATTCAGCCCAAACCATTGCCGCTATGAAAAAACTCTACAATGACGGAATGGATACCACGTTGGCGGAAGGATTACAGATTGAAAGCAATTTCAAAACAGAGATAACCGACAGGACAGAATTTCTCAGAGGATTTGAGAAAAATAAATAA
- a CDS encoding dephospho-CoA kinase: MLKVGITGGIGSGKTTVCRIFETLGVSVYYADDRAKALMNKDENIRNRVIALFGMDAYLTDGQLNRKYIAERVFQNQPLLAQLNAVVHPAVFNDSQQWFMQHEDKPYTLYEAAILFESGSHLFLDKTITVFAPLEERVARTMKRDKASKEEVMERVAKQLPEEEKIKKADFVIYNDHSAPLIGQVLTIHQRLIELSG, encoded by the coding sequence ATGTTAAAGGTGGGTATAACAGGTGGAATTGGAAGCGGTAAGACGACCGTCTGCCGAATCTTTGAAACCCTCGGTGTATCCGTGTATTATGCAGATGACAGAGCTAAAGCTCTGATGAACAAGGATGAAAACATCCGAAACAGGGTGATTGCACTCTTTGGTATGGATGCCTATCTAACGGACGGTCAGCTTAACCGGAAATATATTGCAGAAAGGGTTTTTCAGAACCAGCCATTACTGGCACAATTGAATGCTGTTGTTCACCCTGCCGTCTTTAATGATTCCCAGCAGTGGTTTATGCAGCACGAAGATAAACCTTATACGCTCTACGAAGCGGCGATTCTGTTTGAAAGCGGCAGCCATCTTTTTTTAGATAAAACCATCACCGTATTTGCTCCGTTGGAAGAGAGGGTTGCCCGGACGATGAAAAGGGACAAAGCCAGCAAAGAGGAAGTGATGGAACGGGTGGCTAAACAACTGCCGGAAGAAGAGAAAATCAAGAAGGCTGATTTTGTGATTTACAATGATCACTCGGCACCGTTGATAGGGCAGGTGTTGACAATTCATCAGCGATTAATTGAATTATCCGGATAG